The Juglans regia cultivar Chandler chromosome 16, Walnut 2.0, whole genome shotgun sequence nucleotide sequence GAACGGTCCCTTTGACCAATCGATTTTGTCACGTCCCCCTCCTGTTGCCCAGCTGTCACCATTCCATATGGTGGCTTTGAGGCTCATTGGCTGCCACCTAGGATATGCCACTCCCTTGTCTGCATGGTTTCTGTACAGTCTTATGGGAATCGAGTCCACCATGAACCTATAAAATTAGCTAGGGTCAGATCAGTAGTACTGCACAAGCGTCTCATACATAACAAATTTCGAAAGAAAacagaataagaaaagaaaatatttctgcATGCAAAGCCAGCTTGCAGATTCAAACAGCTAGCTAGCCGCATAGAAGTTTCAACACATTTTAGGCAATGAATTTAGCAAAATGCATGGGCTTACACAATTTGGTGAAGGTTCCACAAGATTGAATAGGTATGAAAGTCCTTTGTCGGATCAAACCATAGTTTAATCCTTTCTTCACGGTCGTCAAAGCCGTCGGcataaatatttgtttgaattatGTATGGTCGCCCAACCACATTGCCAAGAAACTCAAAATCTACCTCGTCACGGTTAGGTTGATCAGATGTCAGCTGCAAAACATTAATGCCAAATCATTTTACGATAAGGAATATACAATTCGAGAAGAACATATAAAAAAGACAGAGAGAAAAGGTCATGAGTACTTACATAATAGGCCACGACTGTGCCGGCCGAACGACCTGGTACTAGTTTAATTTGCATGTCAATTTGTCCAAAAAGAAACATCTGGTTCGTAGAAAAACCAGAACCTAGAAAAAACTTCAAGCCACATAAGTGAAAAATTGGAAggatattttttgaaagataatTCCATGCAATTATTTGTACAAGAATAATTTCGATCTCACTGTACCTGATTCTTGGTCAAGCTTCAAGCTTCTTGTTCGACCATCAGCTGAAGTGTTTACATGGCTAGGAGACCACATAACAAAGAAATCCTTATTGAAGTCCCCCGTTGAAACTACAGATGCTATTGAAATCTGAACCATTCCCAGCATAAGAAGCCCTATGAGGGCGATCATGAGTTTCTGGTAATTGTGCATCGTTTGTTTCCGATCGAGTTCTCAATAAAATTGTGTTATGGATGATGATAACACGTTCAAAGAAGCTATATATAGGTAttccatggagagagagagagagagagagagagagagagagagagagagagagagagaggtagctAGGCCGGTTTTGATAAGAACTAAGAAGCAAGGAAAGGTTATGTTTAAGCAAGAATATCTTTAGAGGGAAGCAAAGGAATGTTTGGGCctcttacatatatattttgttaaggtCAGTTCTCAATACAATCTCCCTTCTAACACCACACTAATGTTTTACTTCTCTAGGCCGgattactataatattttatgtttaatggGACTCATGAGCTTTAATTCCCACACCCatcaattaaaaaagaattagaagGCTGATTAATCAATCAAAATTGCAAATATTACTGATCATGATAAGGAAGCTTAAAAATGGTATATTTAATtcaataattcaaataattatatattgaggGCATTGTATACCAAGCTTTATAAATTTGGATGCCCTTAGGCTTTCTCAACGTACGAGAGAGAACCTTTTTATCTGTCATGATCTGTCAGTTAAGAAGAAAGCTTAGGAAAGTAAGAGAAACTGAGTACTAGATCGAGTTTGCATGCTTTCTTTCCTATTAATTGTGCCTTTCTTTACAGGATAACTTGGTCTTCCAAGCAGCCATCTTTTACTATTTGGCGGACTTTTAAGTTGATTCCTTCCCTCATTTTGTGGGGTACTTGTCAATTGGTTGCTTTCAATTGAGCCCCACTTCATGCAAACGTACGTTGACAGGCTGAAATAATCAAACTAATTCTTGTGGGCGGCCTTGCCTATGGCTTCTGATCTACATCCAAGCTGCTGCCATGgcggcctatatatatatatatatatatatatatatatattcggcATTTTGTTCagctttaattaattgattaataGTCGATCGTTCGTTAATacagataaataaatattgggtTTAATTTGTTAGGtacaaaactatatattttactGCTCAAGTTGTAAGTTccaattctatcttttattattGGCATCAACCAACACATATGGAACCTACTAATCGAAGTCTTCTTTTGAGaataactagctagctagcattaaGATACCATAATAATCATCATGAGTTATGATGACGACGACGGTggagtattatatatatcttcaaacAGAAGCTGATCTGAAGTAAAGCAGGAGAAAAGGTAATTGTTTTCTGCATGAGTGGATTGACCTAAGAGGTTTTGCTAATCTTTCTTTAAGAGGTCGGAGCTGACTGTAGCTTTAATCCAACTTCTCATCATTATTCACGTACAAAATTACCAAAAACTAATTGCCACAAGAACTGCTTATAGGTAAATGGATGAAGATCAGATCGCTTAATTGGatactgttatatatattagtccCTTATGATTTGAACTCAAGAATACAAATCCATCTTCTGTAATGAAGTCGATATGATCAGAAACGGGAGAAAGTGCCTgacttttaacaaaaaatttactcaacctcctactattcatacaacttccacactccacattatttttaatttttattatttttttcttttattaaatatttattatataaataatgaataaaaaatttaaaataatttaaaaagaataaactcaaaaaaaaattttaaaaaaaatattaaaaatttaaaaaatttaaaaaatgtggagtgtggagtgtggtggagattgtgtagcaaagctcgaCTTTTAATTACCCACTAGCATTTCATGCACCAGGCCAACTAGCTAGTATGACAAATGGGATATTTGAGCAATGTATAGAGAGAAATCACAATTGGGGGGACTCTAAGGCTGCAAATTGGTTGCAAAATTCAGCTGAgcttaatctaattttaagttgggTCTAACATCCAAATGTTAACATCCAAATGTTAACATAGAAGTAAATCAGCATGTACATCCGCAACACCTTGATGGCAGTTCCGCCCAATTAGCAGCCATTTGACAACCTTTTTAGATCTTCCCGTGATATGTGCAGAACTTcaccattttattatttcagtttattgtatttatttgcTTTCCTTCTTTGTATATTCTGTACTTAATTTTCGGGATTCTTTTAGACATTCCGGTTGTacagaaaaatcattttaaatagatttcTCTCAAGTGGTATTGCTAATTTTTGAAACTAAGTCCTTTGCGAAAACTTTCTCCAAATACTCAactcttaaattaaaaaaactatctcaactcaaaacctctttacacgtgggacttACAACCTTTTTTgacttctcataaaaagtattaaattcatcttaacatccaaacacaatttaaactcagtttagatggacCATACATAATTTCAtctactactcaactcacttttatttataaagaacttagctcaacatccaaacgcagtctAAGAGTACTCAAAAAGGCAGTTTGCATGATATTCTAGACAAAGGATCACAAATTAAGGACGAACGTTTCAATTGATCAATCAGAAATTCTGTCTGCTCTAAACTGTGGATATTGAATTGTGTAGCTTACCAAGATGCAGTTTTCCCCTAAAATTAGTTTAGCTAAACACCACTTACTTCACAATTACaccttttttaaaatataaataaataagttccGTGGCCTAATTTCAGGTCAGGCTCTTCCCCTCTGTAATGCTTGAGCAGATAATGGTGGTCCTTGGCATATCAATATCATCACACTCTTGCATTCGTCTCTATAGAGAGAGGGGGCAATTGGAAACAAGTAGGCCCGGTTCTAGATCTATAAGATGCATGGCTAGTTGCAGGGCTTGGGAATCTACTAAATTCACAATTGCCATGCTTGGAGACGGGTCCCCAACCTTTTGAGGGTAGTTCTGTGGTGGAATTGATTTTGTTGGGTATGTCT carries:
- the LOC108995738 gene encoding probable xyloglucan endotransglucosylase/hydrolase protein 10; amino-acid sequence: MHNYQKLMIALIGLLMLGMVQISIASVVSTGDFNKDFFVMWSPSHVNTSADGRTRSLKLDQESGSGFSTNQMFLFGQIDMQIKLVPGRSAGTVVAYYLTSDQPNRDEVDFEFLGNVVGRPYIIQTNIYADGFDDREERIKLWFDPTKDFHTYSILWNLHQIVFMVDSIPIRLYRNHADKGVAYPRWQPMSLKATIWNGDSWATGGGRDKIDWSKGPFIASFRNYKIDACIWKGNARFCRAESSSNWWNTEQFSTLTSTQRRWFKWVRKYHMIYDYCQDNQRFQNKLPKECSLPKY